Proteins found in one Deinococcus radiotolerans genomic segment:
- a CDS encoding CDP-alcohol phosphatidyltransferase family protein produces MLLLWTGLLSDILDGVLARRLGVASGPLRLADSVVDGVFALCIGAALYVQFTAQLTAMWPLVLAYLGTDVLGWLLDLRKFGRLAAYHAYSTKLTGLLLAAAATRLALSGEGDLLRVALIVGILNHLERALMTALLPRWTPDVPTLWHAWHRRG; encoded by the coding sequence GTGCTGCTGCTCTGGACGGGGCTGCTCTCGGACATTCTGGACGGCGTGCTGGCCCGGCGGCTGGGTGTCGCCAGTGGCCCGCTGCGGCTGGCGGACAGTGTCGTGGACGGCGTGTTCGCCCTGTGCATCGGCGCGGCGCTGTACGTGCAGTTCACGGCCCAGCTGACGGCCATGTGGCCGCTGGTCCTCGCGTACCTGGGCACGGACGTCCTGGGCTGGCTGCTGGACCTGCGCAAGTTCGGGCGGCTCGCCGCGTACCACGCCTACAGCACCAAGCTCACGGGTCTGCTGCTGGCCGCGGCCGCCACGCGCCTGGCGCTGAGCGGGGAAGGCGACCTGCTGCGCGTGGCCCTGATCGTCGGGATCCTCAATCACCTGGAGCGCGCGCTCATGACCGCGCTGCTGCCCCGGTGGACGCCGGACGTGCCGACGCTGTGGCACGCCTGGCACCGCCGCGGCTGA
- the coaE gene encoding dephospho-CoA kinase (Dephospho-CoA kinase (CoaE) performs the final step in coenzyme A biosynthesis.) → MNMPRRIGLTGSIGAGKSTVADLLRARGLTVLDADEQARLVTQGPDTLALIGARFPGVVVNGTLDRPALSARVFGNAEELAALNSIVHPRVRSRMAELEAQAAARGAEVVVQDVPLLFEGGLDALMDAVIVVDAPLAVRVQRVVQRSGFSEAEVLARDARQLSAEQKRARATVVLENGGDLAHLEAQVDAALRRLGLTGAPAPTGAASGTPE, encoded by the coding sequence ATGAACATGCCCAGACGGATTGGCCTGACCGGTTCTATCGGCGCTGGCAAGAGCACCGTCGCGGACCTGCTGCGCGCGCGGGGCCTGACGGTGCTGGACGCGGACGAGCAGGCGCGGCTGGTCACGCAGGGCCCGGACACGCTGGCGCTGATCGGGGCGCGCTTTCCGGGCGTGGTGGTGAACGGCACGCTGGACCGCCCGGCGCTGTCGGCGCGGGTGTTCGGGAATGCGGAGGAACTGGCCGCCCTGAACAGCATCGTGCATCCGCGCGTGCGCTCACGCATGGCCGAGCTGGAAGCGCAGGCGGCCGCCCGGGGGGCGGAGGTGGTGGTGCAGGACGTGCCGCTGCTGTTCGAGGGTGGCCTGGACGCCCTGATGGACGCCGTGATCGTCGTGGACGCCCCGCTGGCCGTGCGGGTGCAGCGGGTCGTGCAGCGCAGCGGGTTCTCGGAGGCCGAGGTGCTGGCCCGCGACGCCCGGCAGCTGAGTGCCGAGCAGAAGCGCGCGCGCGCCACGGTGGTCCTGGAGAATGGCGGCGACCTCGCTCACCTGGAAGCGCAGGTGGACGCCGCGCTGCGCCGTCTGGGGCTGACCGGCGCACCCGCGCCTACGGGCGCGGCGAGCGGCACGCCCGAGTAA
- a CDS encoding tetratricopeptide repeat protein gives MNRRTMTGGLLSLMLLLAPASAQTAPAAPTTAPTAPSAAPAARPIPAANYVAVGGYYYEQGKYDQAYVAYRAAAELEPNNPAALLGLGRAQVKLRLYSAGISTLRQLIGLDSRNFDAYISLSQAFVQQYIGAGDRTVVSGNLSEALRVLQDAETLAAAQTQNRDLWLSRVWNERGYVYKLQGDAAKAINAFKQAIALNSENAILLYNLGDMYYATGNIPLALDNLQQAVILDPRDPFNRAYYAKLLALSGNVAAAKPEAAQAARLAPKNAYAVGQYGVVSYLAKDAVTARAQLNQAVTLDPLRYPEFYFYLGRLALDAGDLKLAREQFTRASALGSVNAEYAYYLGLSYERGAGAVAPDRIKARENYERALQIDSKYKDAQDALNRVR, from the coding sequence GTGAATCGACGCACCATGACCGGCGGACTGCTGAGCCTCATGCTGCTGCTGGCCCCGGCCAGCGCGCAGACGGCCCCAGCGGCCCCCACGACCGCACCGACCGCCCCCAGCGCCGCCCCCGCGGCCCGCCCCATTCCCGCAGCGAACTACGTCGCCGTGGGCGGCTACTACTACGAGCAGGGCAAATACGATCAGGCGTACGTCGCCTACCGCGCCGCGGCTGAACTGGAACCCAACAACCCGGCCGCGCTGCTCGGCCTGGGCCGCGCCCAGGTGAAACTGCGCCTGTACAGCGCCGGGATCAGCACCCTGCGTCAACTCATCGGTCTGGACAGCCGCAACTTCGACGCGTACATCTCACTGTCTCAGGCGTTCGTGCAGCAGTACATCGGCGCCGGGGACCGCACGGTCGTCAGCGGCAACCTCAGCGAGGCCCTGCGCGTTCTACAGGACGCCGAGACGCTGGCCGCCGCGCAGACGCAGAACCGCGACCTGTGGCTCAGCCGCGTGTGGAACGAGCGCGGCTACGTGTACAAACTCCAGGGCGACGCCGCCAAGGCCATCAACGCGTTCAAGCAGGCCATCGCGCTGAACAGCGAGAACGCCATCCTGCTGTACAACCTCGGCGACATGTACTACGCCACCGGGAATATCCCGCTCGCGCTGGACAACCTGCAGCAGGCCGTGATCCTCGACCCGCGCGACCCGTTCAACCGCGCGTACTACGCGAAGCTGCTGGCCTTGAGCGGCAACGTCGCGGCCGCGAAACCCGAGGCGGCGCAGGCGGCCCGACTGGCCCCCAAGAACGCTTACGCGGTCGGGCAGTACGGCGTCGTGAGTTATCTCGCCAAGGACGCCGTCACGGCCCGCGCGCAGCTGAACCAGGCGGTGACGCTCGACCCGCTGCGCTACCCGGAGTTCTACTTCTACCTGGGCCGCCTCGCGCTGGACGCCGGTGACCTGAAGCTTGCCCGGGAGCAGTTCACGCGCGCGTCGGCGCTGGGCAGCGTGAACGCCGAGTACGCGTACTACCTGGGCCTCAGCTATGAGCGCGGCGCCGGGGCGGTCGCGCCCGACCGCATCAAGGCCCGCGAGAACTACGAGCGCGCCCTTCAGATCGACTCGAAGTACAAAGACGCGCAGGACGCCCTCAACCGCGTCCGCTGA
- a CDS encoding ABC transporter ATP-binding protein, producing the protein MALLEIENLSVNYGAIQAVRGLSLTVEEGEVVTLIGANGAGKTTTLRAVSRLLRPVAGTIRFAGRDITRVPADEAVRLGIAQSPEGRQVLARQSVQDNLELGAYTRRGSVRADLYEMYERFPRLGERRDQLAGTLSGGEQQMLAIARAMMSRPKLLLLDEPSLGLAPIIVREIFGIIRELNAQGVTILLVEQNARLAMNASHRTYVLEAGQLTFSGNSAELVNDERVLHAYLGG; encoded by the coding sequence ATGGCCCTGCTGGAAATCGAGAACCTCAGCGTGAACTACGGCGCCATCCAGGCGGTGCGGGGCCTGTCCCTGACCGTGGAGGAGGGCGAGGTGGTCACCCTGATCGGCGCGAACGGCGCGGGCAAGACCACCACCCTGCGCGCCGTGTCGCGCCTGCTGCGCCCAGTGGCCGGGACCATCCGCTTCGCGGGGCGGGACATCACGCGCGTCCCGGCGGACGAGGCGGTCCGCCTGGGCATCGCGCAGAGCCCCGAGGGTCGGCAGGTCCTAGCCCGGCAGAGCGTGCAGGACAACCTGGAACTCGGCGCGTACACCCGCCGGGGCAGCGTCCGCGCGGACCTGTACGAGATGTACGAGCGCTTCCCGCGCCTGGGCGAACGGCGCGATCAGCTGGCCGGGACGCTGTCGGGCGGCGAGCAGCAGATGCTGGCCATCGCGCGCGCGATGATGAGCCGCCCGAAACTGCTGCTGCTGGACGAACCCAGCCTGGGCCTCGCGCCTATTATCGTGCGGGAGATCTTCGGGATCATCCGGGAGCTGAACGCGCAGGGCGTCACGATCCTGCTGGTCGAGCAGAACGCCCGGCTGGCCATGAACGCCTCGCACCGCACGTACGTGCTGGAGGCCGGGCAGCTGACCTTCAGCGGCAACAGCGCCGAGCTCGTGAACGACGAACGCGTGCTGCACGCGTACCTGGGCGGCTAG
- a CDS encoding ABC transporter ATP-binding protein, translated as MTGEHVPVSPIPVRAGRSVVLEARNMTRRFGGLVAVNDVSFDVHEGEIFGLIGPNGAGKTTLFNLMTGLTPPSSGTLTYRGQTVTGLQPNRVAALGMSRTFQNIRLFRGLSALENVKIAQHTRTRAGLWQGVLGAARAEEAQVERRAWELLDLVGMGDRAGELAGNFSYGDQRRLEIARALATEPRVLLLDEPAAGMNTAEKGGLTAFIREVRDRFDLTVLVIEHHVPLVMNLCDRVAVLNFGQLIAVGNPAEVQRDPKVIEAYLGGE; from the coding sequence ATGACCGGTGAGCACGTCCCCGTCTCCCCCATTCCGGTCCGCGCGGGGCGCAGCGTGGTCCTTGAGGCGCGGAACATGACCCGCCGCTTCGGCGGACTGGTCGCCGTGAACGACGTGTCCTTCGACGTGCACGAGGGCGAGATCTTCGGCCTGATCGGCCCGAACGGTGCGGGCAAGACCACGCTGTTCAACCTCATGACCGGCCTCACGCCCCCCTCAAGCGGCACGCTGACGTACCGCGGGCAGACCGTCACGGGCCTGCAACCGAACCGCGTGGCGGCCCTGGGCATGAGCCGCACCTTCCAGAACATCCGCCTGTTCCGCGGCCTGAGCGCGCTGGAGAACGTGAAGATCGCGCAGCACACCCGCACCCGCGCCGGACTCTGGCAGGGTGTGCTCGGCGCCGCCCGCGCCGAGGAGGCGCAGGTGGAACGCCGCGCCTGGGAGCTGCTGGACCTGGTCGGCATGGGCGACCGCGCCGGGGAACTCGCCGGGAACTTCAGTTACGGCGACCAGCGCCGCCTGGAGATCGCGCGCGCGCTGGCGACCGAGCCGCGCGTGCTGCTCCTCGATGAACCGGCCGCCGGGATGAACACCGCCGAGAAGGGCGGCCTAACCGCCTTCATCCGCGAGGTCCGGGACCGCTTCGACCTGACCGTGCTGGTCATCGAGCATCACGTACCGCTGGTCATGAACCTCTGTGACCGCGTGGCCGTCCTGAACTTCGGGCAGCTGATCGCCGTGGGCAACCCGGCCGAGGTGCAGCGCGACCCGAAAGTCATCGAAGCGTACCTGGGAGGCGAATGA
- a CDS encoding branched-chain amino acid ABC transporter permease yields MNDFLQTYGFLIATMMQAGLLGLSLYFPLQAGQLSLASPGFYSVGGYAAAILLTNPAFAGLRDTLGNGVFPLTWLAGAVLGGLLGVIVGVPALRLRGIYLALATIAFVEILRVVALNLTVTGGAVGIFGIPQAFGFQDRWQYIFLFLPLLLLTMLFARQLERSRVGRALRAIREDELAADAMGVPPTQYKVLAFVIGAVLAGLVGAMSAPFLNTWNAKQGTFDASITILAAVLIGGSRNVWGPVVGGALLAAVPEVLRFLTDWRLVINGLVLVVASLYLPQGIVGALERLGRPRPPQRPAPGPVSAAEVKS; encoded by the coding sequence ATGAACGACTTTCTTCAGACGTACGGCTTCCTGATCGCCACCATGATGCAGGCGGGCCTGCTGGGCCTGAGCCTGTACTTCCCGCTTCAGGCGGGGCAGCTGAGCCTCGCCAGTCCCGGCTTCTACTCGGTGGGCGGGTACGCCGCCGCGATCCTCCTGACCAACCCGGCCTTCGCGGGCCTGCGCGACACGCTCGGCAACGGCGTGTTCCCGCTGACGTGGCTGGCGGGCGCCGTGCTGGGCGGCCTGCTGGGCGTCATCGTGGGCGTCCCGGCGCTGCGGCTGCGCGGCATCTACCTGGCGCTGGCGACCATCGCGTTCGTGGAGATCCTGCGCGTCGTGGCCCTGAACCTGACCGTCACGGGCGGCGCGGTGGGCATCTTCGGCATTCCGCAGGCGTTCGGCTTCCAGGACCGCTGGCAGTACATCTTCCTGTTCCTGCCGCTGCTGCTGCTGACCATGCTGTTCGCGCGGCAGCTGGAACGCTCCCGGGTGGGCCGCGCGCTGCGCGCCATCCGCGAGGACGAACTGGCCGCCGACGCGATGGGCGTGCCGCCCACGCAGTACAAGGTGCTGGCCTTCGTGATCGGCGCGGTGCTGGCCGGTCTGGTCGGCGCGATGAGCGCGCCCTTCCTGAACACCTGGAACGCCAAGCAGGGCACCTTCGATGCCAGCATCACGATCCTGGCAGCCGTGCTGATCGGCGGGTCCCGCAACGTGTGGGGCCCCGTGGTGGGCGGGGCGCTCCTGGCCGCGGTGCCCGAGGTGCTGCGCTTCCTGACCGACTGGCGCCTCGTGATCAACGGCCTGGTGCTGGTCGTGGCGAGCCTGTACCTCCCGCAGGGCATCGTGGGCGCCCTGGAACGCCTGGGCCGCCCCCGTCCCCCGCAGCGGCCCGCGCCGGGCCCGGTCAGTGCGGCCGAGGTGAAGTCATGA
- a CDS encoding branched-chain amino acid ABC transporter permease yields the protein MEFSQFIQSLLNGLAIGSVYAIFALGYTLVFSILGIINFAHGAVFTLGAYFTYTLVVGEFSNNGLLKGVALFPNGSPLSGHPVTFALATLLGAAGAGLIAVLIERLAFRPMRSRGADPLLALVSSLGVALVIVNLIQLLVGAEIYNFPSDAYGETPAALSFTLGGKIVIIRTVQVIIFAVSLVMLAALGYVIGRTKIGKALRAVAENPTTASLLGISVDRFIVITFFLSGFVGGLAGTLVGTAFGVAGPYFGVTYGLKGLAVIVLGGLGSIPGAVAGGLVIGLAEAFVPAQYSAYKDAVAFALLFAILLVRPQGLLGRAAIQKV from the coding sequence ATGGAGTTCAGTCAGTTCATCCAGAGCCTCCTCAACGGCCTGGCCATCGGGAGTGTCTACGCGATCTTCGCGCTGGGCTACACCCTGGTCTTCTCGATCCTGGGCATCATCAATTTCGCGCACGGGGCGGTGTTCACGCTGGGCGCGTACTTCACGTACACGCTGGTCGTGGGTGAATTCAGCAACAACGGCCTCCTGAAGGGCGTGGCGCTCTTCCCGAACGGCTCGCCGCTGTCCGGGCATCCAGTGACCTTCGCGCTGGCGACGCTGCTGGGCGCGGCAGGCGCGGGCCTGATCGCCGTGCTGATCGAGCGCCTCGCGTTCCGGCCGATGCGCTCGCGCGGCGCGGACCCGCTGCTGGCGCTGGTCAGTTCGCTGGGCGTGGCGCTGGTCATCGTGAACCTCATTCAGCTGCTGGTCGGCGCGGAGATCTACAACTTCCCGTCCGACGCGTACGGTGAGACGCCCGCCGCGCTGTCGTTCACGCTGGGCGGGAAGATCGTGATCATCCGGACCGTGCAGGTCATCATCTTCGCCGTGAGCCTCGTGATGCTGGCCGCGCTGGGCTACGTGATCGGCCGCACGAAGATCGGCAAGGCGCTGCGGGCGGTGGCGGAGAACCCCACGACGGCCAGCCTGCTGGGCATCAGCGTGGACCGTTTCATCGTGATCACGTTCTTCCTGTCGGGCTTCGTGGGGGGCCTGGCGGGCACGCTGGTCGGCACGGCGTTCGGCGTGGCCGGCCCGTACTTCGGCGTGACGTACGGCCTCAAGGGCCTCGCGGTGATCGTGCTGGGCGGCCTGGGCAGCATTCCGGGCGCGGTGGCCGGCGGGCTCGTGATCGGGCTGGCCGAGGCGTTCGTGCCCGCGCAGTACTCGGCCTACAAGGACGCCGTGGCGTTCGCGCTGCTGTTCGCGATTCTGCTCGTGCGGCCGCAGGGTCTGCTGGGCCGCGCCGCCATTCAGAAGGTTTAA
- a CDS encoding ABC transporter substrate-binding protein, with product MIPSTRIPALATAALTLSLGLTYAQKVDTVVIGVAVAQTSNTALLGQEQVIGAKFAEKFLNGRGGINGTPFKLAFQDTGGDEAGAINAFQNLITKDRVVGIVGPTLSQQAFASDPIAERAKVPVLGPSNTAKGIPQIGDFISRVSAPVAVVAPNAVKQALKLDPKIKEVAVLYAQNDAFSTSETGTFQQTVKDQGLTLSTVQKFQTTDTDFTTQVTAVLNAKVDLVIISGLAADGGNLVKQLRQLGYKGLIIGGNGLNTSNMFPVCQKLCDGVIIAQAYSPAQGSAANQVFVKEYRAQYKKDPPQFAAQAYAGVQVMVEALKALDRKKKLNTYDLDDLRVALNKQILAGKYNTPLGTIAFDKEGEVIQKEFYVAQIKMKDAKNGSFVYLK from the coding sequence ATGATCCCGAGCACCCGCATTCCAGCCCTGGCCACCGCCGCCCTGACCCTCTCGCTGGGGCTGACGTACGCTCAGAAAGTCGACACCGTCGTGATCGGCGTGGCAGTCGCGCAGACCAGCAACACCGCCCTGCTCGGGCAGGAACAGGTCATCGGCGCGAAATTCGCCGAGAAGTTCCTCAACGGCCGCGGCGGCATCAACGGCACGCCCTTCAAACTGGCCTTCCAGGACACCGGCGGCGACGAGGCTGGCGCCATCAACGCCTTCCAGAACCTCATCACCAAGGACCGCGTGGTGGGCATCGTGGGGCCCACCCTGTCGCAGCAGGCCTTCGCCTCCGACCCCATTGCCGAGCGCGCCAAGGTGCCGGTCCTGGGGCCCAGCAACACCGCCAAGGGCATCCCGCAGATCGGGGACTTCATTTCCCGCGTGTCCGCGCCCGTCGCGGTGGTCGCCCCGAACGCCGTGAAGCAGGCGCTGAAACTCGACCCGAAGATCAAGGAAGTCGCGGTGCTGTACGCGCAGAACGACGCCTTCTCCACGTCTGAGACCGGCACCTTCCAGCAGACCGTGAAGGACCAGGGCCTGACCCTGTCCACCGTGCAGAAGTTCCAGACGACCGACACGGACTTCACCACGCAGGTCACGGCCGTCCTGAACGCCAAGGTGGACCTCGTGATCATCTCGGGTCTCGCCGCGGACGGCGGGAACCTCGTCAAGCAGCTGCGCCAGCTGGGCTACAAGGGCCTGATCATCGGCGGAAACGGCCTGAACACCAGCAACATGTTCCCCGTCTGCCAGAAACTCTGCGACGGCGTGATCATCGCGCAGGCGTACAGCCCCGCGCAGGGCAGCGCCGCCAACCAGGTGTTCGTGAAGGAATACCGCGCGCAGTACAAGAAAGACCCGCCCCAGTTCGCCGCGCAGGCCTACGCCGGCGTTCAGGTCATGGTCGAAGCACTTAAGGCCCTGGACCGCAAGAAGAAACTGAACACCTACGACCTGGACGACCTGCGCGTCGCACTGAACAAGCAGATCCTCGCCGGGAAGTACAACACGCCGCTGGGCACTATTGCCTTCGACAAGGAAGGCGAAGTGATCCAGAAGGAATTCTACGTGGCGCAGATCAAGATGAAAGACGCCAAGAACGGCTCGTTCGTCTACCTGAAGTAA
- a CDS encoding FadR/GntR family transcriptional regulator, whose amino-acid sequence MTGPDPTFTPDQLEKRSLGEHIAAHLQELLLDGRLKPGDTLPSQRDLAQRYGTSVAAVREAISILSASGVVDPRPGRGTIILPVTQQAPSINLWLGAVHDEHEARAFLDTRQALEHYTIAQAAQHATPEQHTDLLEHLHRMRDAQGEPEAFIQADLALHMAIAQAAGNPVVLRLLRAIHMPLANLLRAISTDLMHAGRFPHLYTTHEQIIHGIIRRDPQAATRAFDHMLDQTTEGGTLERALGHPSEPEPPLGATFLEDLHWNLTRLIGPMADVLIPEAASELGLDPDALTRTHLERYLHNLARQLPDGKQAEWTALSSLLEKRYGSGT is encoded by the coding sequence ATGACCGGCCCCGACCCCACCTTCACCCCGGACCAGCTCGAAAAACGCTCCCTGGGCGAACACATCGCCGCGCACCTCCAGGAACTGCTGCTCGACGGTCGCCTCAAACCCGGCGATACCCTCCCCAGCCAGCGGGACCTCGCCCAGCGCTACGGCACCAGCGTCGCCGCCGTCCGCGAGGCCATCAGCATCCTCTCCGCCAGCGGCGTCGTCGACCCCAGACCCGGACGCGGCACCATCATCCTGCCCGTCACGCAGCAGGCCCCCAGCATCAACCTCTGGCTGGGCGCCGTGCACGACGAACACGAAGCCCGCGCGTTCCTCGACACCCGCCAGGCCCTCGAGCACTACACCATCGCCCAGGCCGCCCAGCACGCCACGCCCGAACAGCACACCGACCTCCTCGAACACCTGCACCGCATGCGCGACGCCCAGGGCGAACCCGAAGCGTTCATCCAGGCTGACCTGGCCCTGCACATGGCCATCGCGCAGGCGGCCGGGAATCCCGTTGTGCTGCGCCTGCTGCGCGCCATCCACATGCCCCTGGCCAACCTGCTGCGCGCCATCAGCACCGACCTCATGCACGCCGGACGCTTCCCGCACCTGTACACCACCCACGAGCAGATCATCCACGGCATCATCCGCCGCGACCCCCAGGCCGCCACCCGCGCCTTCGACCACATGCTCGACCAGACCACCGAAGGCGGCACCCTGGAACGCGCCCTCGGGCACCCCAGCGAACCCGAACCGCCCCTGGGCGCCACCTTCCTCGAAGACCTCCACTGGAACCTCACCCGGCTCATCGGCCCCATGGCCGACGTCCTCATCCCCGAAGCGGCCAGCGAACTCGGCCTCGACCCCGACGCCCTGACCCGCACCCACCTGGAACGCTACCTGCACAACCTCGCCCGGCAACTCCCCGACGGCAAACAGGCCGAATGGACCGCACTGAGCAGCCTGCTGGAAAAACGCTACGGGTCAGGCACGTGA
- a CDS encoding helix-hairpin-helix domain-containing protein → MEVTKKALAGVLKTTADLLDLLGVGDDPFRAQAFRSAARSLEATLDEVDALAARGFAGIPKVGKAIALDLMGFVETGVFGPLEDAASLIPAGVLSLFRVRGLGPKKIRALWDAGIDSLEGLREACRDGRVAALKGFGAKSAASFLAAVEFALAAQERQHLSTGAVVAEGLCRVLDGLEARVAGDVRRGLDTVRVARVTVTADPEEVVARLSGVVEGPERVGQKPLFAGRVDGVPVEVAFAPTGSVRGALDLMMGGSTAYREVLRAEAAERGFALSGHGLIRAGEVLDTPTEADVMRFLELPLRPAEYREPEHDGVWEALPHPDQLVTVADLRGMLHTHSTWSDGAASIADMAAEMVRRGHGFLGTGDHSRAAHYANGLSIERLQAQLKEIRELQAAGVPLVAGAEVDILEDGSLDYPDDVLAELDYVVASVHSLFTLPAERQTERLVQAARHPLVTILGHPTGRLLLRRPGYALDLDAVMAACAEQGTVVEINANAYRLDLDWRVALQWRDRVKFAINTDAHVPAGLADARYGVMVARKAGLTPAHVINTLDRDAFLAFVQAQRAGRS, encoded by the coding sequence ATGGAAGTCACGAAGAAGGCCCTGGCGGGGGTGCTGAAGACCACGGCGGATCTGCTGGATCTGCTGGGCGTGGGGGATGATCCGTTCCGGGCGCAGGCGTTCCGCAGTGCGGCGCGCAGCCTGGAGGCCACGCTGGACGAGGTGGACGCGCTGGCCGCCCGCGGTTTTGCGGGCATCCCAAAGGTGGGGAAGGCGATTGCACTGGACCTGATGGGGTTCGTGGAGACTGGCGTGTTCGGCCCGCTGGAGGACGCCGCAAGTCTGATCCCGGCGGGCGTGCTGAGTCTGTTCCGGGTGCGGGGGCTGGGCCCGAAGAAGATTCGCGCGCTGTGGGACGCGGGGATTGATTCGCTGGAGGGGCTGCGGGAGGCGTGCCGGGATGGGCGGGTGGCGGCCCTGAAGGGCTTCGGGGCGAAGAGTGCGGCGTCGTTCCTGGCGGCGGTGGAGTTCGCACTGGCCGCGCAGGAGCGGCAGCACCTGAGCACGGGGGCAGTGGTGGCCGAGGGGCTGTGCCGCGTGCTGGACGGCCTGGAGGCGCGGGTGGCGGGGGATGTACGCCGGGGGCTGGACACGGTGCGGGTGGCGCGCGTGACCGTCACGGCCGACCCGGAGGAGGTCGTTGCGCGCCTGTCGGGCGTGGTGGAGGGCCCGGAGCGCGTCGGACAGAAGCCGCTGTTCGCGGGCCGGGTGGATGGCGTGCCGGTCGAGGTGGCGTTCGCGCCCACAGGGAGCGTGCGGGGCGCGCTGGACCTGATGATGGGCGGCAGCACCGCGTACCGCGAGGTGCTGCGAGCGGAGGCGGCTGAACGAGGCTTCGCCCTCAGTGGGCACGGCCTGATCCGAGCGGGCGAGGTGCTGGACACACCCACCGAGGCGGACGTGATGCGGTTCCTTGAGCTGCCCCTGCGACCCGCCGAGTACCGCGAGCCGGAGCATGACGGCGTGTGGGAGGCCCTCCCCCACCCTGATCAGCTGGTGACGGTCGCGGACCTGCGCGGCATGCTGCACACGCACTCGACGTGGTCGGACGGCGCGGCGAGCATCGCGGACATGGCGGCCGAAATGGTCCGCCGGGGCCACGGGTTCCTGGGCACCGGGGATCACTCGCGCGCCGCGCATTACGCGAACGGCCTGAGCATCGAACGCCTCCAGGCGCAGCTGAAGGAGATCCGCGAATTACAGGCTGCGGGCGTGCCGCTTGTGGCGGGAGCCGAGGTGGACATCCTGGAGGACGGTTCGCTGGACTACCCGGATGACGTACTGGCCGAACTGGATTACGTGGTGGCCAGCGTGCACAGCCTGTTCACGCTGCCTGCCGAGCGGCAGACCGAACGGCTGGTGCAGGCCGCCCGGCACCCCCTCGTGACGATCCTGGGGCACCCCACGGGCCGCCTGCTGCTGCGCCGCCCCGGCTACGCGCTGGACCTGGACGCCGTGATGGCCGCCTGCGCCGAGCAGGGCACGGTCGTAGAGATTAACGCGAACGCCTACCGCCTCGACCTCGACTGGCGCGTTGCCCTGCAATGGCGGGACCGGGTGAAGTTCGCCATCAACACCGACGCGCACGTCCCCGCCGGGCTTGCTGACGCGCGGTACGGCGTGATGGTCGCCAGGAAGGCCGGACTCACGCCCGCGCACGTTATCAACACCCTGGACCGCGACGCGTTCCTGGCGTTCGTACAGGCGCAGCGGGCGGGGCGGTCATAG